The following are from one region of the Streptomyces tuirus genome:
- a CDS encoding serine/threonine-protein kinase — translation MALREVRDARAVRGCARILAGRYRLDALIGSGGAADVYRGFDLRLRRPVAVKMFRAGTGFDTEEIFRSEAEILARLQHPGLVTAFDVGHHDGDAFLVMQLIDGRTLKSRIAEGPLPCAAAAALGAALAEALTHTHEVGIVHRDVKPSNIILDSSGRPHLTDFGISRLLDATTRTATGTLTGTAAYLSPEQVLGRPVGRPADIYALGLVLLECLTGRLEYDGGPLEAAIARLHRPPVLPDSLPDGFAGLLRDMTSLEEQARPTARDCAQDLTRLAGTSPAESVASVARPVLSVVPSTTADPADSTHRSSAPAAMAPSASHAATGLPEDQDLPRSSSVRGRLRTRGMAAALAALVATGLAVTEGFSHHDTAGEAAPSAPDPVAPSTRPDTAAHNDAPSSAPAAPPSRSASASVQPLRDAVPTLHDHPPVESSPPTTHPVGKAVGKARAKGLDQPPGHARMKQKGKKPGSR, via the coding sequence GTGGCATTGCGCGAGGTGCGGGACGCCCGGGCCGTCCGGGGCTGTGCCCGGATCCTGGCGGGCCGATACCGTCTGGACGCGTTGATCGGTTCGGGTGGGGCGGCCGACGTGTACCGCGGTTTCGACCTGCGGCTGCGGCGGCCGGTCGCTGTGAAGATGTTCCGCGCCGGCACCGGCTTCGACACGGAGGAGATCTTCCGCAGCGAGGCCGAGATCCTCGCCCGGCTGCAGCACCCGGGACTGGTGACCGCATTCGACGTCGGACACCACGACGGCGACGCCTTCCTGGTCATGCAACTGATCGACGGACGCACACTGAAATCCCGCATCGCCGAAGGACCCCTGCCGTGCGCAGCCGCGGCGGCGCTCGGTGCCGCACTGGCCGAAGCGCTGACCCACACCCACGAGGTGGGGATCGTCCACCGGGACGTCAAACCGTCCAACATCATTCTCGACTCCTCCGGCCGCCCCCACCTCACGGACTTCGGCATCTCCCGGCTGCTGGACGCGACCACCCGCACCGCCACCGGAACCCTGACCGGCACCGCGGCCTACCTCTCTCCCGAACAGGTGCTGGGCCGGCCCGTAGGCCGCCCCGCAGACATCTACGCCCTCGGCCTGGTCCTCCTCGAATGCCTCACCGGCCGACTCGAATACGACGGCGGCCCACTCGAGGCCGCCATAGCGCGCCTGCATCGCCCGCCCGTACTCCCGGACTCTCTGCCCGACGGCTTCGCCGGCCTCCTGCGGGACATGACCAGCCTGGAAGAACAGGCTCGCCCCACGGCCCGCGACTGCGCCCAGGACCTGACCCGACTCGCCGGAACGAGCCCGGCCGAATCTGTTGCGTCCGTGGCCCGGCCGGTGCTCAGCGTCGTACCTTCCACCACCGCAGATCCCGCCGACAGCACACACCGGAGCTCGGCGCCGGCCGCAATGGCGCCCTCTGCCTCGCACGCCGCAACAGGTCTCCCTGAGGACCAGGACCTTCCCCGCTCCTCCTCCGTCCGCGGCCGTCTTCGAACCCGAGGGATGGCGGCCGCACTGGCCGCCCTTGTCGCCACCGGACTGGCGGTCACCGAGGGCTTCTCACACCACGACACCGCAGGCGAAGCGGCCCCGTCCGCCCCTGACCCGGTCGCGCCGTCCACGCGCCCGGACACCGCGGCTCACAACGACGCCCCCTCCTCCGCCCCGGCCGCCCCACCCTCGCGCAGCGCCTCCGCATCCGTTCAGCCGCTGCGCGACGCCGTACCAACGCTCCACGACCACCCGCCCGTTGAGAGCTCACCGCCCACCACCCACCCCGTGGGCAAGGCAGTGGGGAAAGCCAGAGCAAAGGGTCTCGACCAACCGCCGGGGCACGCGCGCATGAAACAGAAGGGCAAGAAGCCCGGCTCACGGTGA
- a CDS encoding BtrH N-terminal domain-containing protein: MSLLEEDPYVGNHCESTTLVNLLRQREVDLSEPLIFGLAGGLSFIYWRTKQMPTPFVGGRIKPDTLTENLANALKLRLSVHETSSVKRAKEHLLAELESGTIVGLKLDRYFIDYSTDDFRFAAHYVACVGHDDDRFALVETKPLGLQWATGESLEAARNARGPMSSRNRAFTLDLPKGGLPDLGKAARNGIKKAAEEFLNPPISNFGYKGMHKVADLMPQWLDDLDSPADSLPEICTVMEDAGTGGGLFRTMWAEFLAETAEITGTGEYQEVSDAYRDVSKKWTEVAGLLNEAGVASSRESLHSASKLVHEAADKEQLLMQRLVELSS, from the coding sequence GTGTCGCTTTTAGAAGAAGATCCGTATGTCGGCAACCATTGCGAGTCGACCACCCTCGTGAATCTCTTGCGACAGCGAGAGGTCGACTTGTCGGAGCCGCTCATCTTCGGGCTCGCCGGTGGTTTGTCGTTCATCTACTGGCGGACGAAACAGATGCCGACCCCGTTCGTCGGCGGCCGTATCAAGCCCGACACACTGACCGAGAATCTGGCGAATGCGCTGAAGTTGCGGCTGTCGGTTCATGAGACGTCGTCGGTGAAGCGCGCGAAGGAACACCTGCTGGCCGAGCTTGAATCCGGAACCATCGTCGGTCTCAAGCTCGACCGCTACTTCATCGACTACTCCACCGACGACTTCCGGTTCGCGGCCCACTATGTGGCCTGCGTCGGCCACGACGACGACCGTTTCGCTCTGGTGGAAACCAAGCCGCTCGGCCTGCAATGGGCCACCGGGGAATCCCTGGAGGCAGCGCGGAACGCCCGGGGCCCGATGAGTTCCCGCAACCGCGCGTTCACCCTCGATCTCCCGAAGGGCGGCCTTCCTGATCTGGGGAAAGCCGCACGCAATGGCATCAAAAAGGCGGCGGAGGAATTTCTGAACCCGCCGATCTCCAATTTCGGATACAAAGGCATGCACAAAGTCGCCGACCTGATGCCCCAGTGGCTCGACGACCTCGACTCGCCCGCCGACAGCCTTCCCGAGATCTGCACGGTCATGGAGGACGCGGGAACCGGCGGCGGCCTGTTCCGCACGATGTGGGCGGAGTTCCTCGCGGAGACCGCCGAGATCACCGGCACCGGCGAATACCAGGAGGTCTCGGACGCGTACCGCGACGTGTCGAAGAAGTGGACCGAGGTGGCCGGACTCCTGAACGAGGCGGGAGTCGCGTCGTCACGGGAATCCCTCCACAGCGCGTCAAAACTCGTCCATGAGGCCGCAGACAAGGAGCAGCTCCTGATGCAGCGCCTTGTGGAACTGTCGAGCTGA
- a CDS encoding carbamoyltransferase family protein: MIVLGYNGFGKSAEIFGRLFRATGIDRHLLYGHDSSAALVIDGKLVAAVEEERLNREKKTSSFPVNAMRWCLDSAGISFDDVDTFAFSWQFSQDVLNKMIAEITEDREASVEQKFARLRRLAETHEAMFSEAATEADFLEHTGHRLTPEKLVRVPHHIAHLMTGYHLSGGSDAAFLVSDGRAEWLSAIMGEVRDGEVKIFDDMTIDSRHSLAMLFSVVTRYLGFVPNNDEYKVMGLAGYGPPPEPNPFLEHVVEMCPDGTYRIPYPANAVPAYYELFDRVFGGSADDREEFDYRVRVASAAQHMLETVTAGQIRTLEARSDLPRVIFEGGLALNCVNNSKLLERSRFTGMDVSFGASDVGVAIGAALFASGRAGTPPRVGTSPYLGPSYDGQEIQAALQQYADQVVWRELDPADVPREAAALMQERRVIGWFQGRMEYGPRALGNRSILANPRFPDIKDIINERIKHREQFRPFAPVVLEHLAPEVFELGKKTSSPYMTFVVPVRPEYQEKIQGACHVDATSRIQTVTEQSNPLLAELLREFTQLTGIPCLINTSFNVAGEPIVCSPTDALSCFLKTEMDHLFLGNFLVSRI, encoded by the coding sequence ATGATCGTTCTGGGCTACAACGGATTCGGCAAGTCTGCGGAAATCTTCGGACGCCTCTTTCGCGCCACCGGCATCGACCGTCATCTGCTGTACGGCCATGACTCGTCTGCCGCGCTCGTCATCGACGGGAAGCTGGTCGCCGCCGTCGAGGAGGAGCGGCTCAACCGGGAGAAGAAGACGTCGAGCTTCCCGGTCAACGCGATGCGCTGGTGCCTGGATTCGGCCGGCATCAGCTTCGACGACGTCGACACGTTCGCCTTCTCCTGGCAGTTCTCGCAGGACGTGCTGAACAAGATGATCGCCGAGATCACCGAAGACCGTGAGGCGTCCGTCGAGCAGAAGTTCGCGCGCTTGCGGCGTCTGGCGGAGACCCATGAGGCGATGTTCAGCGAGGCCGCGACCGAGGCCGACTTCCTCGAGCACACGGGTCACCGGCTGACCCCCGAGAAGCTGGTCCGGGTCCCGCACCACATCGCGCATCTGATGACCGGATACCACCTGTCGGGCGGCTCAGACGCGGCGTTCCTGGTCAGCGACGGTCGCGCCGAATGGCTGTCGGCGATCATGGGGGAGGTGCGCGACGGCGAGGTGAAGATCTTCGACGACATGACCATCGACTCGCGGCACTCCCTGGCGATGCTCTTCTCCGTGGTGACGCGCTACCTCGGATTCGTCCCGAACAACGACGAGTACAAGGTGATGGGACTGGCCGGCTACGGCCCGCCGCCCGAGCCGAACCCGTTCCTCGAGCACGTGGTCGAGATGTGCCCCGACGGCACGTACCGGATTCCCTATCCGGCGAACGCCGTACCCGCCTACTACGAGCTCTTCGACCGCGTCTTCGGCGGCAGCGCCGACGACCGGGAGGAGTTCGACTACCGGGTCCGCGTGGCCAGTGCGGCCCAGCACATGCTGGAGACCGTGACCGCCGGCCAGATCCGGACGCTGGAGGCCCGCAGCGACCTGCCGCGCGTGATCTTCGAAGGCGGACTCGCCCTCAACTGCGTCAACAACAGCAAACTGCTGGAGCGTTCACGCTTCACCGGGATGGACGTCAGCTTCGGTGCCAGTGACGTCGGCGTGGCCATCGGCGCGGCGCTGTTCGCCAGTGGCCGCGCGGGCACGCCGCCCCGGGTCGGCACGTCGCCGTACCTGGGCCCGAGTTACGACGGCCAGGAGATCCAGGCGGCCCTCCAGCAGTACGCCGACCAGGTCGTCTGGCGGGAGCTGGACCCCGCCGACGTGCCGCGGGAGGCCGCAGCCCTCATGCAGGAGCGCCGCGTCATCGGATGGTTCCAGGGGCGGATGGAGTACGGCCCGCGCGCCCTGGGCAACCGCAGCATCCTGGCCAACCCCAGGTTCCCCGACATCAAGGACATCATCAACGAACGCATCAAGCACCGTGAGCAGTTCCGGCCCTTCGCCCCCGTGGTCCTGGAGCACCTGGCGCCCGAGGTCTTCGAGCTCGGCAAGAAGACGTCCTCGCCGTACATGACCTTCGTGGTTCCGGTGCGGCCCGAGTACCAGGAGAAGATCCAGGGCGCCTGCCATGTCGACGCCACCTCGCGGATCCAGACGGTCACCGAGCAGAGCAACCCCCTGCTCGCAGAACTGCTGCGGGAGTTCACCCAGCTGACCGGGATTCCCTGCCTCATCAACACCTCGTTCAACGTCGCCGGCGAACCCATCGTCTGCTCGCCCACGGATGCCCTGTCCTGCTTCCTCAAGACCGAGATGGATCATCTGTTCCTCGGCAACTTCCTCGTTTCGCGAATCTGA
- a CDS encoding pentapeptide repeat-containing protein, whose amino-acid sequence MPTEDETVLLQGPRRWNEHARRRRAQGPFRPDLRKARLHGADLQGAELADADFTDAVLTESYLMSADLRGANLEGADLCEAYLILAELNGCRLVGANLDGADLSGADLTGAVLDAGFRRSTVISDYLTIWP is encoded by the coding sequence ATGCCCACCGAGGACGAGACCGTACTGCTCCAGGGCCCCCGACGCTGGAACGAGCACGCCCGCCGGCGCCGGGCGCAGGGCCCCTTCCGCCCCGACCTGCGCAAGGCGCGGCTGCACGGCGCCGACCTGCAGGGCGCCGAGCTCGCCGACGCGGACTTCACCGACGCCGTGCTGACCGAGTCGTATCTGATGTCCGCGGACCTCAGGGGCGCGAATCTGGAAGGCGCCGATCTGTGCGAGGCGTACCTCATCCTGGCCGAGCTGAACGGCTGCCGCCTCGTGGGCGCGAACCTGGACGGCGCGGACCTCAGCGGTGCCGATCTGACCGGCGCGGTGCTCGACGCGGGTTTCCGGCGGTCCACCGTGATCTCGGACTACCTCACGATCTGGCCATAG